AATGCGCAAATAATACTCTTTTCCCTCTTCAAATACATTTGAAGGCATACATAACACACTATGTCCTACAAAATGAGCGACTCCCTCAAATGCCAAAGGAGTATATTGTGTGCTTTTGTTTAAAAGTATTTGTTCAATATTCTCCACCTTTTGATAAAGCTCTACAAGCAACTCAAGCAAAACCTCATCTGTATCCTCTGTGGCTTTTTTGGATTTAAGCTTATTAAGCCATTGTGTAATAGAACCATAACGATGTTGAGCGAGAGTAACAAACTCCTTGTTGAAAACTATCTGATTCTCCTCATCTAACTTTGAAAATGCCACTTCAAGTTCGCAAGGCACTATACGCGTGTAAATACCGCACTGCTCAAGTATGCCTTTAATATCCATATACAGCCTTTATAGAATCTATTAAAATACAAATAAAGAATATCATACCCAAATAACCATTAGTAACAAAGAAAGCTTTAGGGATATTTTTTAAATGCACACTGACTAAATATTGTTCATAACAAAGCATAAGAGCAGATAAAACTACACCTAATTCTGCGATTTTACCAAGCTGTGCTTCATATACAAAGCTCGCCCAAAATCCTATTGCGAGAATATGACATAAACGCGAAATCCATAATGTAGCTTTCACTCCAAAATATGCAGGAATAGAGTGAAGATGATTATCTTTGTCAAACTCTATATCTTGGATAGAATACAACAAATCAAATCCTGCCACCCAAAATAACACGCCCACAGATAAAAATATACTCCATAAAGGAATCTCACCCATAACAGCAATAACTCCTGCAATAGGCGCTAATCCCAAACATACGCCAAGCACCCAATGCGCTATGGCACTAAAACGTTTGGTATAAGAATAAAATGCCAAAATAACCAAAAATGGGGCACAAAGATAAAATGCGAGAGTGTTAATGCAATAAGAAACACATATAAAAATCAAAGCATTGATAACATTAAAGGCTACAAGCCCACTAAGACTAATGCGCCCATCAACACTTGGACGCTTATTTGTGCGAAAATTAAGGGCATCAATGTCTCTATCTTTAAGACGATTAAAGCCCATAGCAAAATTTCTCGCACTCACAAGAGCGAATATACAGAGAATAAAAGTTTCCCAACCACACCACGGAATCCCATACATTTGCATACTTGCTACAACCATTGCAATAAGGATAAAACTACTTGAAAAAATTGTATGCTCAAAGGCAACAAGGTCGCTAAAATTCTTTATTTGCTTACCTAATGCTTGAAATAAGTTCATTCTTATCCATTCCTTGATTTGGTTATTCTTTATTTTGCTAAGGTAAAATAATGTAAGATTTTAAAATACCTTACCAAAAAATAAGCTAAAACTCTTGCAAAATAAGGCAAAATCGTTTAATATATCGCATTCTAAAGGTGGGGTTATTTCTCTTAACAAAACATAAAATTTTAAAGGACAGGGCGTATGGACAACTTAAATTACATTGACATAGGGATTTTAGTATTACTTATTTTACTCTCCCTAAAAGGCATTTGGCAGGGGATTATCCGCGGATTAGCTAGCTTTTTGGGCATATTGCTCGGAATATTCTTTGCCTCAAGATTCTATAATGACGCAGGTGAATGGTTCGCCAGCAACATTTATGATTTTAATTCCCCTGACCTCAATGCGCTTGTAGGTTTTCTTATCATTATTACACTCATTTGGGCGAGTTTTTTACTTCTTGGTGAGATTCTCTATCGGGCAATAAAATTCACACCTCTTGCTGTGCTTGATGGCGCTTTTGGTTTGATGTTTGGATTCTGTAAAGCATTTTTATTTATTTCTATAATCGTGTTTGGTGTTTCACAAATTGGGTGGCTCAAGAATTTTTCACAAAATATTGAGCAAAGTAGCTCTTTATTCCCAATGATGAAAAATCTTGCTGTGCATATTATGAATCTTGAACAAATACAAGAGGTTAAAGAGAATCTCAATAATTTTAATGCCCAAGAGATTGAAAAAAAACTTGATGATACAACAAAACAACTTCAAAATAAACTCCCCATCTCGTCCAAACAAGATACTCGTAGTTGGCGACAAAGGTAAATTATGTTTTCAAATTTTTATGTCCAACAACGTATTAAAAAAATGGAACTTATGCGACAAGAGGGCTTTAATCCTTACGCAAACAAAACCACTCGCACTCTTAATAATCACGATTTTTTAAACAAATACAACTATCTTAAAACACAATCTTTAGATGATATGCAAGATTGCGCACAAAATAAAAAGACTGAAAGCATTGTAGGACGTGTGCGTTTTATCCGCCTTATGGGGAAAGCGTGCTTTATTAAGATTCAAGATGAAAGCGGTATCCTTCAAGCCTATGTATCAAAAAATGATATTGGGGAAGACTTTTTATTGATTAAAAAAGTGCTTGAAGTTGGAGATATTATCAATGTAAGCGGTTATGCCTTTGTAACCAAAACGGGCGAACTGAGTATCCACACACTTACATTGCAAATACTCACCAAAAGTATTGTCCCACTCCCAGAAAAATTCCACGGATTAAACGACATTGAATTGCGTTATCGCCAACGTTATGTAGATTTAATCGTAAATGACAAAGTCAAAGAGGTTTTTAAACTGCGCAGCCAAATCATCTCGTGCATACGACAATTTTTTGAGCAAAAAGGATTCTTAGAAGTAGAAACGCCTATGCTTCATTCTATTCCGGGCGGAGCAAATGCACGTCCTTTTATTACTCATCACAATGCACTTGATGTAGAGAGATACTTGCGTATCGCACCCGAACTTTACCTTAAGCGTCTTATTGTTGGGGGATTTGAAGCTATTTTTGAGCTCAATCGTAACTTTCGTAACGAAGGTATGGACCATTCGCACAATCCAGAATTTAGTATGATTGAATTTTATTGGGCATACAAAACTTATGAAGACCTCATTACACTTACTCAAGAGCTTTTTGCTTTCTTATTTCAGAAACTCAACTTGCCCCATATTTTAATGCACGATGAAGTAGAAATTGATTTTTCACAATGGCGCATTATAGGTTATAAAGACGCATTAATTGAAATTGGTGGCTTAGATGAACATATTATTGAGAATCAAGATACGCTCCTTAGTTTTCTTACAAGCAAACATCTTAAAGTAGATAAGAGTATGTCTTATGGTAAGCTTTTGGGTGAAGCTTTTGATGAGTTTGTTGAGCATAAACTTATCAATCCCACTTTTATCACGCAGTATCCCATTGAAATTAGCCCTCTAGCTCGGCGCAATGATGACAATCCCAATATTGCCGATAGATTTGAGCTTTTTATTGGTGGTAAAGAAATCGCTAATGGCTTCAGCGAGCTTAATGACCCGCTTGACCAATTTGAGAGATTTAAAGAGCAAGTCAAAGCAAAAGATGCAGGAGATGAAGAGGCGCAATATATGGACGAAGATTATGTATGGGCGCTTGCATATGGTATGCCACCTACTGCTGGAGAGGGTATAGGGATTGATAGATTAGCAATGCTTTTAAGCAATGCAAAAACAATTAAAGATGTAATTTTCTTTCCTGCATTAAAGCCAACTAAATCAAATTTTGATATAATACTTTCTGAAAACGCATTATCTAATGCTCAAGTAAGGAAGGAGAACGAATGAACTATTCAATCAAAGAGCAAGACTTTGAAGTCTTTGAACTCATAGAAAAAGAGCTTGGACGACAAAATGAGCATTTAGAAATGATTGCGAGTGAAAATTTTACATTTCCTAGCGTTATGGAAGCTATGGGAAGTGTTTTAACAAATAAATATGCTGAAGGATACCCATTTAAACGTTATTATGGAGGTTGTGAGTTTGTTGATAAAATTGAAGAAATTGCTATTGAACGTGCAAAAAAACTCTTTGGTGCAGAGTTTGTAAATGTGCAACCGCATTCAGGCTCACAGGCTAATGCAGCAGTATATGCGGCAATTTTAAAACCTTATGATAAAATTTTAGGTATGGATTTAAGTCACGGAGGACATCTCACGCACGGAGCTAAAGTCAGCACTTCGGGGCAGCTTTATCAAAGCTTCTTCTATGGCGTAGAGCTTGATGGACGCATTGATTATGACAAACTTGCGCTTCAAGCTCAAGTAGTAAAGCCAAATGTGCTTGTATGCGGATTTTCTGCTTATACTCGTGAGCTTGACTTTAAAAGATTACGCGAAATTGCAGATTCTGTAGGAGCTTACCTTATGGGTGATATTGCTCACATAGCAGGACTTGTCGTTGCAGGAGAATATCCAAATCCTTTTCCACATTGTCATATCGTTACCACCACAACACATAAAACCTTACGAGGACCACGAGGCGGAATGATTCTTACAAATGATGAAGAATTCTATGCCAAAATCAATAAGGCTGTATTCCCGGGTATCCAAGGCGGACCCCTTATGCACGTGATTGCAGGTAAAGCAGTAGGTTTTAAAGAGAATCTCAAACCCGAATGGAAAACTTACGCTAAACAAGTAAAAGCAAATATTCAAGCTCTTGCAAAAGTGCTCATTAATCGCAATTACGAGCTTGTAAGCGGCGGTAGTGATAATCACCTTATTTTAATGAGCTTCCTTAATAAGGAATTTAGTGGTAAGGATGCAGATTTAGCACTTGGCAATGCAGGTATAACAGTGAATAAAAATACTATTCCGGGAGAAATCCGCTCTCCATTTGTTACAAGTGGCATTAGGATTGGCTCACCAGCTCTAACTGCGCGAGGTATGAAAGAAAAAGAGTTTGAATGGATTGGAGAAAAAATTGCCGACATTCTTGATGATATTAACAATACCAATTTACAAGCACATATTAAAACACAAATCAAAAACTTTAATCAGGATTTCAGAATCTATGATCGACCAATTTTTTAGGGGGTGAGTCGTGACGGAAATGGATTTAAAGTTAATTAAAATGGATACATCGCATTATTACAAACGTGTCAGTGGATTAGGAACAAAAGTGAGCCATATGGGACGGATTCTCTATGACAAATATGAGAGAGTAGATGCAATGCTTACTTCTATACTTATTAACAAACATTTTCGTAAAGAAATTATAATTGCACATTCACTTTTGCTCGCTAAAGGAACAAAAGTAGAAAATATTGTTTTTGATTATAATGGACGCAATCCCGAAAAATTCTATCATCGCGCACAACTGCTTTTGCGCGAAGAAGGCTTTTTAAACTTCACGGCATTTTGCTCTAAAACACCCGGGCACTTGCACCTTTATATACATAAAGGACATACAGAGTTCAATGAGGGAAAACGTTTGGGCAAAACACTTTCTATCAAATTAGCTCAACGCTGTCCTAAAGAATGGAGGGTATTTCCCAGTGATGAAATGCCTTCAAATTTTAACATATTAGCCTTGCCCTATGATATCTATGCTAAAGAGCGTGGGGCATCTTGGGCAAGACATATGTAGTCCAGCTCATATAAGTTTAAATTATTAAGGAGTAACCAATGGAAACAAAACGAGAACTCAATGATATCTTAATCAATGATGATGAATTACAAAAACAAAACCGCACAAAAAAACTTATGATGATGATTGCCACAGCATTAGTTTTTTTAAGTATTTTAATTGCGGTAATTTTTGTCCTTACACGCGATGAAGAAGAGCTTGATGAAAGACATACTGCAAGTAATAGCGGTTTAACCCCTATAGATTCTCAAAATGATACATTACATTCAAATCCTCAAGATAGTTTTGTTGATATTCCGCTTGCCAATAGTGAATCAAGTGAAGATCCATTTCAACAAATTCTTAATGATATTCGCAGTCGCGACCCGAAAAATGCAAATACGCAGCAAAATACGCAAACACAGGTGGCACAAAATCAACCACAAACTCCTGCTCCATCAAAAGAGGTAGAAAAGCCTACACAACCTGTGCTTCCACCTAAAAGCACTACCCAACCAGCTCAAAAAATATCAGATTCTCCAAAAAAACCTGCAAATACTGCTACCACAAGAGAGCCGGCAAAACCTACGCAACCTGTTTTAGCACAACCCACCCAAACAAACAAACCAGAACCCACAAAACCTGAACAAAATCCAGCTCCTACTAAACCTGTGACAGCACAAAATCAACCACAAACTCCTGCTCCAAAAAATGTGGCAAATGTTTTTGAAGATGTTTCTGTAACTCGTATGGATACTTCTAAAAATGGGCAAGTTGCAGAAAAAGGATTCTATGTGCAAGTAGGTTCATTTGCCAATAAACCAAGTGCGGATTTTCTTAAGAAAATCAGTAATTACAGCTATCGCGTCTATGCAGGCACATCAAATGGACAACCAACAACAAAATATCTCATCGGTCCCTATCATTCGCGCACTGATGCAGGACGTGATTTGCCCAAATTTACAACCCTTGTCTCTAACCCGGTGCATTTTGAGGTAAAATAGTAGCCATAATGAATAAAACTTTTGGATTGATTGGTGTAGGTGGCTTTGTCGCCCCTAGACATCTCCAAGCCATTAAAGATAATAATGCCCAATTACTCTGTGCAGTTGATAAGCACGATTCGGTTGGTATTTTGGATAATTATTTTCCAAATGCTGATTTTTTTACCGAATCTGAACGTTTTGAACGTTATCTTGACAAACTTTTTCGTAATGGCACACCTCTTGATTATATCAGTATTTGCTCACCTAATCATCTCCACGATACACATATTCGTCTTGCCTTACGCAATG
This DNA window, taken from Helicobacter sp. MIT 21-1697, encodes the following:
- the mqnP gene encoding menaquinone biosynthesis prenyltransferase MqnP; translation: MNLFQALGKQIKNFSDLVAFEHTIFSSSFILIAMVVASMQMYGIPWCGWETFILCIFALVSARNFAMGFNRLKDRDIDALNFRTNKRPSVDGRISLSGLVAFNVINALIFICVSYCINTLAFYLCAPFLVILAFYSYTKRFSAIAHWVLGVCLGLAPIAGVIAVMGEIPLWSIFLSVGVLFWVAGFDLLYSIQDIEFDKDNHLHSIPAYFGVKATLWISRLCHILAIGFWASFVYEAQLGKIAELGVVLSALMLCYEQYLVSVHLKNIPKAFFVTNGYLGMIFFICILIDSIKAVYGY
- a CDS encoding CvpA family protein, whose protein sequence is MDNLNYIDIGILVLLILLSLKGIWQGIIRGLASFLGILLGIFFASRFYNDAGEWFASNIYDFNSPDLNALVGFLIIITLIWASFLLLGEILYRAIKFTPLAVLDGAFGLMFGFCKAFLFISIIVFGVSQIGWLKNFSQNIEQSSSLFPMMKNLAVHIMNLEQIQEVKENLNNFNAQEIEKKLDDTTKQLQNKLPISSKQDTRSWRQR
- the lysS gene encoding lysine--tRNA ligase, whose translation is MFSNFYVQQRIKKMELMRQEGFNPYANKTTRTLNNHDFLNKYNYLKTQSLDDMQDCAQNKKTESIVGRVRFIRLMGKACFIKIQDESGILQAYVSKNDIGEDFLLIKKVLEVGDIINVSGYAFVTKTGELSIHTLTLQILTKSIVPLPEKFHGLNDIELRYRQRYVDLIVNDKVKEVFKLRSQIISCIRQFFEQKGFLEVETPMLHSIPGGANARPFITHHNALDVERYLRIAPELYLKRLIVGGFEAIFELNRNFRNEGMDHSHNPEFSMIEFYWAYKTYEDLITLTQELFAFLFQKLNLPHILMHDEVEIDFSQWRIIGYKDALIEIGGLDEHIIENQDTLLSFLTSKHLKVDKSMSYGKLLGEAFDEFVEHKLINPTFITQYPIEISPLARRNDDNPNIADRFELFIGGKEIANGFSELNDPLDQFERFKEQVKAKDAGDEEAQYMDEDYVWALAYGMPPTAGEGIGIDRLAMLLSNAKTIKDVIFFPALKPTKSNFDIILSENALSNAQVRKENE
- a CDS encoding serine hydroxymethyltransferase; translation: MNYSIKEQDFEVFELIEKELGRQNEHLEMIASENFTFPSVMEAMGSVLTNKYAEGYPFKRYYGGCEFVDKIEEIAIERAKKLFGAEFVNVQPHSGSQANAAVYAAILKPYDKILGMDLSHGGHLTHGAKVSTSGQLYQSFFYGVELDGRIDYDKLALQAQVVKPNVLVCGFSAYTRELDFKRLREIADSVGAYLMGDIAHIAGLVVAGEYPNPFPHCHIVTTTTHKTLRGPRGGMILTNDEEFYAKINKAVFPGIQGGPLMHVIAGKAVGFKENLKPEWKTYAKQVKANIQALAKVLINRNYELVSGGSDNHLILMSFLNKEFSGKDADLALGNAGITVNKNTIPGEIRSPFVTSGIRIGSPALTARGMKEKEFEWIGEKIADILDDINNTNLQAHIKTQIKNFNQDFRIYDRPIF
- a CDS encoding DUF1882 domain-containing protein; the encoded protein is MTEMDLKLIKMDTSHYYKRVSGLGTKVSHMGRILYDKYERVDAMLTSILINKHFRKEIIIAHSLLLAKGTKVENIVFDYNGRNPEKFYHRAQLLLREEGFLNFTAFCSKTPGHLHLYIHKGHTEFNEGKRLGKTLSIKLAQRCPKEWRVFPSDEMPSNFNILALPYDIYAKERGASWARHM
- a CDS encoding SPOR domain-containing protein, with amino-acid sequence METKRELNDILINDDELQKQNRTKKLMMMIATALVFLSILIAVIFVLTRDEEELDERHTASNSGLTPIDSQNDTLHSNPQDSFVDIPLANSESSEDPFQQILNDIRSRDPKNANTQQNTQTQVAQNQPQTPAPSKEVEKPTQPVLPPKSTTQPAQKISDSPKKPANTATTREPAKPTQPVLAQPTQTNKPEPTKPEQNPAPTKPVTAQNQPQTPAPKNVANVFEDVSVTRMDTSKNGQVAEKGFYVQVGSFANKPSADFLKKISNYSYRVYAGTSNGQPTTKYLIGPYHSRTDAGRDLPKFTTLVSNPVHFEVK